The nucleotide sequence ATCGGCCGGGTGACTAAAAAGAATGACCCAACTTCCCTTATAGTCCGCCGGAAAATTAATATCTCCTTGAGTGGTTACCGCTTTAAATTCGGGGGCAGCATCGCCTATTCTTGGCATGCTGGTTACTTCATATTCTTTATCTTGTTCCATTACTCTATTATTTAGGATTCATAATAGCAGCAAGGTATTCGATATACGCAGCATCCACAGTTACCTATGTTACAAAAACCCTTTTTCTTCGGCCTATTACAAAGGTGAGTTCTGCCTTGGCTACCGCCTGCCCGTAGCACTCAGGACATTTTACATTTAATCAAGTACATGTTGCAACTACGCTTTGTCGCACCCAACTAAATTTGGCCTAAATCGCTATAGTGGCTATTCGCATACAGGCCCTAAAAATGTACCGTACCGATCTTTTCAAAAAACCAAAAGGGCCCGGTTAAAAACCGGACCCTTTCTTCGCTAATTTATACACTTTTATGATGGTCTACAAAAAAAGTGTATCGGTCTACATATGAGAACCTGCTTCTAAACCGACCGTAAAATGGCACCGGTCGACCTAGTCTTTCTTGATGCTAGTTTAATCAACATCAATAATAAGCTTCATGGCCTTTTCTTTTGAGGCGTTCAAGAACACTTCGTAGGCCTTTTCCATTTCACTTAGTTTAAAGTGGTGCGTAATCAATTTGTTTACCGGCAACTTGTTGGTAGACACGGCCTTCATCAACATAGGGATGGTGTTGGTATTTACCAGTCCGGTTGTAATGGTCAAGTTTTTGATCCACAGGTCTTGGATCTCAAAATCCACTTTTTTACCGTGCACCCCAACATTGGCGATATTTCCGCCCGGTTTTACTATTTTTTGGCATACATCCCAGGTTTGAGGGATACCAACGGCCTCTATGGCCACATCTACCCCTTCCTCGCCAACAATTTCCGCCAGCTCTTCCTGTAGGTTGTCGGAAGGTTTTAAGGTGTGGGTGGCCCCCAATTGCTTGGCCATCTCCAACCGGTTCTCGTCGAGGTCGATTACCACGATTATCGCGGGCGAATAGAACTGGGCGGTCAAGAGAACGGAGATCCCTATAGGCCCAGCACCCACAATGGCAATGGCATCACCCGGTTTTACCTCACCGTATTGCACCCCGATTTCGTGCCCCGTAGGTAAAATATCGCTGATCATTACCGCCACCTCGTCATCGATAGAGTCGGGTATTTTGTACAGGCTATTGTCGGCATGGGGAATTCGCACATATTCGGCCTGTACCCCATCGATCATATGACCTAGGATCCAACCGCCATCCTTACAATGCGAATAGAGTTGTTTTTTACAATATTCACACGAGCCGCATGAGGTAATACAGGAAATAATGACCTTGTCCCCCACTTTGAACTGGGAAACGCTGTCGCCTACCTCCTCTATGATTCCCACACCTTCGTGGCCCAAGGTAATACCGTCCCTCATATAGGGGTTCTTCCCTTTGTAAATACCGGAGTCGGTTCCACAGATGGTGG is from Zobellia galactanivorans and encodes:
- a CDS encoding zinc-dependent alcohol dehydrogenase family protein — its product is MKALVYHGDHNIALEEKAKPVIEKTTDAIVKVVKTTICGTDSGIYKGKNPYMRDGITLGHEGVGIIEEVGDSVSQFKVGDKVIISCITSCGSCEYCKKQLYSHCKDGGWILGHMIDGVQAEYVRIPHADNSLYKIPDSIDDEVAVMISDILPTGHEIGVQYGEVKPGDAIAIVGAGPIGISVLLTAQFYSPAIIVVIDLDENRLEMAKQLGATHTLKPSDNLQEELAEIVGEEGVDVAIEAVGIPQTWDVCQKIVKPGGNIANVGVHGKKVDFEIQDLWIKNLTITTGLVNTNTIPMLMKAVSTNKLPVNKLITHHFKLSEMEKAYEVFLNASKEKAMKLIIDVD